Below is a genomic region from Anabas testudineus chromosome 13, fAnaTes1.2, whole genome shotgun sequence.
CttcaaatgacaacaaaaaaagtaaaacttgaTGTCTGCCCGGGGAAAACCAAGGACATCCAAAAATAAGAAACCAAGAGATCttgaaacaaaaatgcagaaaagaaTATAACTTTAATTATGAACTGAGATGAACCACGAACCATCACAATTCTGCGGTCCTCCGACTAGAAGAGGGCGCCACCCTCAATGTGCCCCTCCCCCAATCGGCCACGCTATCAgacatgtgtgtgaatggacCCATTGTGTATGAATGTCTGGACTCAGTGCTGAGGAGCCAGGTTCATCTCCTCCAACGAGACGCCCCGATGGGGCACCATCCTCTCCCCTGGTGGGCGAGGCCCAGAGTCCGGCTGCGCGTGTCGCGTGTGCGAGAGAATGGACGGATGAGTTGTGTGTGCTTGGCTGCGTGCGTGACTGGGAGTATGCAAGGCTGGGTGAGAACGCATGCAGAGACGGGAAAAAGATACAAATacatctgaagagaaacaaaaattgAGAAACGCAACAATGAGGTTAGCAAAGATTTCAGGAAAGAAATTCTGCCTTTGAAAGAGGCTGATCCTCCAATCCCTGAAAGAAAGAACTTTGGATATGTGAAAAAATAATCGTCAtcacaaggtttttttttcttttcttttctttctctgaattATTGTTAAGTTAGTATTAATTGACACTGGACAATGCTACTGGCACGTGTGGAGAAGCAGTGCATTGTATTAAGATGCATTTGGTGGCTTTTGGgcttttctttttgcctccAGTGTGTTCCTTTTtatgatattttttattttcagcttttagtTTCATTGCTTCTGTAAAGGTGATTGATGACGATCGTATTCCACCCTCACACCAGAACCCTAACCTACGCACCAGATATGGGCTTGATGCTGTGAAATTCTGACATCATCACTATAATCAACCAAATGACCCGTTCCCCTTGTGAGAGTTAATTATTTCTCCTTCAATTTACAGCAAAATCACTGCTTTGCAGTATTGTTGCCATAGCTTTGACTTATCACCAAGGGAGAAGAGAACAATGGCCATTTCACGTAGGATTGTGAATCATAACCTTTGCATGTACTAAACTATAGCACAGTTATTTTTAGGGTATTTTAGTTTCTTTAGGCTGTGGATACagtgtaattttcattttaagtaaAACTGTGCTTAAATGTTACATGTGTCCCCCTTCCCTTACCCCTCACTAGTGTCCAATTTGCTAAATAATCTGTATGGTTTTGCACATGTACTGCAAAGTGAGGCCTGAAGTCTTTCTGAAGGTGTGTTGGTTGGTTACATAGGTTTTGACCCGCCAACAACCTCTACAATATGCATCACTCAACCACAAccttttgttgtctttctaGAGTAATCCAATTATGCTTTTTAGTGATACTTGAGAAAATAAGGACTTTATTTCAGGAGCAGCAGTAATCGATCTGCTGATGTATCTCAGCTAGACTACGAAAGGGGTTTAACCTCCCTcatgtcaaaggtcaaagggtGTCCCACATGTCAGACTGGAGTTGTCCTGAGTGGGTTCTCCTGATAATTAATAAACCCATGAACAAGTTTGCTGTACCTTTTAGTACCTTACAGAGTCCTTAGCCCCGTGCTCCTCTTTCCTCTTATACCAGCTAGGTGTACAAGCTTACCCTTTTccaatttattttgtgttaactTCAAACACTGTAGTAAATGATTACACATTGTGCTCATAAACCTTCTGTTTAACATAGGGATATTTTTTGCAGCATTCCTTGTTAGCAAACATGTGGTTTCAAGTCTAAAATTATGAaatggaagagagaaaaaaaaaaagttggtttGCCCAAAActctttttttgggggggggggatagaCTGCAGGATAGATTGTCTTCGAGAAAATAAATAGTGAAACCCAAATCGTgagcctgcgtgtgtgtgtggtctgttgTAAGGAAGAAGCGTGTTTAATATTGTTTGCCTGTGTCTTCTATCTTTATTTCTGATGAGTGTGTGTAAGACAGTCAGTGAGCTCCACCGGCTGCACGCTATTCAAATGGAGGAGAGGCCGAGCGTGATTGGCCAGAAGGACACATTGTGCGCATGCGTACTACGGGAAATCATAATGACACATTCGAAAACAGTTTGAAATTTATTCCGTGGAACGAGCTACGTACAGAAACCGCACAACATTCATACACGCGTGATTTAGAAACATTTTCGTGTCGTCGGTTTAAATGGGAAGACAACTGCAAGACGTCTTTTACTGTTTTCCCATTCCTGTTCCTACACTGGCTTTTCAATGTACTCGCTTTTGATATATTTGCGCGtccacttcctgctgctctcAAGATTGGGGAATTCACTGAGAGCACTTGAAGGCGGCGCGAGACGGAACAGGAAATGCAAGCTGTGTTTTGGACAGACCGCTCCGAGCAGACGGTGAGTTCTTCACGGATTCCTCGCTTCAAAGATCGTTTTTAGTGTCACACACTTGTAGGGTGTGTCACTAAGATTACAGACGCATACGCGCTATACTGTAGACTGGTTGCTGGGAAAGTAGTCGGTGTAACAGCGTGACGTCTGTGGTAATTGGGAATGTCATGTTAGATAAAGGACTTTTAGTTACTAGCTACATTTCATAGTTGTCAGTGAAACTGCTCGTTACGAACCGAAGCGAGGGAGGTTATTAGTTTGAAACAAGGCAGTGATTGTGTGGTTAAAGATCTTTTAATTTAAGGAACAGACAATAAAACTGAGCAGCTGTTACAAACTAAACCCACTCGTGTAACAACGTAAAAGATCAGTCATGTAGGAGAGTATAAAGATCTAAACCTAAGCAGTACCCAGTCATTAGCCTGATTCATCATAGTTGTTTGAATCTGGGCGCCAACTGTGAGCAGCAGTTTGACTCCATTAATGGATCAGGTCTGGGGGACGGTTGCACAGCTGAAcacaacaatgtgtgtgtgtgtgtgtgttggggctGGGTGAGTGCTGGCAGCAGGCCTCCTATTGTCGCTGCGGTGCTGGCAGTAACTAGAGGAGAGAGCCCATACACCCCCCCACAGACACAACTGATGGTGTAACAGGAGCTGAGCCGCTTTTTGGCTGTTCCCTTGTTTTTCTGAACAGAATCAGCTCCTCGACACAAACTGGCTGAATGGAGATGAATCGTATTAGTTCAGCCTCCTGCTGCTAACAAAACACTATACCTGTGCAATCCAGTGTATGGTCCTTCCACCTGCACTAGTTGTGTTAAGTGATGCTGCAACACTTCTCTCTGGTGTTTGCTGATGGACAAAACCATTAGAACCTCCTTTCAGTGTAATGAGGGGTCCTACAGGTGTCGAAAGCCTTTATCTCCTCTAATAATTCCACCAAAGGTATTGATTTCTAAAGCTTTTAGATATGTTTTAGCTCGTCCTAAAGGAACTTTGTGAGTATTTTTAGCAAATACTGACTGAAAACCTCCCAGTGCTCTTGTTCCAGACCTGTGATCACATGCTGCGTTAACCTTTGAGCCTTTCCTGCTGCCGAGCCAGGTTCTGGTTGGATCCTGGGATTATTTTAACAGGAATGATGGTTACGTAAAGCTGAGATAAACTGCGATTGCATGGACTTAATGCTGTCACATTGTCCATGCTGGTTTTTAATTGATATGTTTTATATCTTGGCTGGTACAATCGATGGTGTTACATTGTCCTGTGAAACTAACTTCATGTGGAGCCAGTTAAAAACATCTGAGCTCGATTATAAACAAATAATTGAATTTCCACATTTCCACCGGTGTAAACAGAAGTGAACTTCATGAAGGTAGAGCTTATGACTGACTGAGCAGTACATTGCCCACTTGCACCCGACGAAGGGAAACACTAGAGCACCATTAGTGACGGgatgaaagtgtgtttttatacactCGCGTTTTTCCTTTACTTAACCTACTAAACTGCAACTAAACTTTATTCTTAGCATTTATTAATCGGCTGATTTTCCTTCCTCACTCAGTCTGTAAAATGTTGTCTTATATCTGAACAACAAAGAAAGCATCACATCATTGCACATGTGAGGAGCTGGATCAAATTTCTGTTTGACTCTCTGAACTCTGTTTTTTAAGTACTCACCAGGTTATAATTACTTTACAGCATCAAGTGAATGTATTTTGCTGAACAGGTGCAACACGTAGGTTTTCATCCACCCTGCCGTCCTGCCAGATCATCCTCCTCCTAAACCCTCAGTCTTGATCCTGGACTCTAGTCTCCTCTCCATCATGGACAACCTAGAGGAGGACCTGACGTGCTCTGTGTGCTACTCTCTGTTCGCCGACCCGCGAGTGCTGCCGTGCTCTCACACCTTCTGTAAGCCCTGCCTGGACAACTTGCTCCAGGTGTCTACCAACTATTCCATCTGGCGTCCACTGCGCCTGCCACTAAAATGCCCTAACTGTCGCAGCGTTGTGGAGCTGCCCCAGCAGGCGTAGACGCTCTGCCCACCAACGTATCCCTGCGAGCCATCATTGAGAAAGTAGGAGAGAATTACAAGTTCAAGTGAAACATTTACCCTTTGGCTACCTGTCAGTCTGAAGTCGCCATCTTGGCTGTTACTCTTCTGCCGTTTCACTttgctctttgttctttttttcatgtgttCGCTCATCTGTCGTCTCAGTACCAGAGGGACAGCGAGCCGCGACCCCCCTCGTGCCCGGAGCACCGCAGGCAGCCTCTGAACATGTACTGCATCCAGGATCGAAAGCTGATCTGTGGCCTGTGTCTGACTGTCGGACAACACCAGGGTCATCCCATAGATGACCTGCAGGCAGCTTTCATCAGAGAGAAACAGACCCCATCGCTACTGCTGGCCAGACTCTCTGAGCACAGATGGGCACAGGTGGGGAGTCCTCTGAGTGAGGCCAGTGTCTGAGCTGGGGCAAATTCATGTGGAAAAAtaatcaagacaaaaaaaaaaacaaaaacatgtggtGTGTTGACTTTCTACCAATGGTAAATGgacatctgacattttaatatGAATGCACGATACCCCTCTGTTAGGTGTGTGAGCTCGGggagcagctggagcaggagaaggCCCGCTGTGAGGGTCTGGTGAGGCAGGACCGGCAAGAGGTTAATCAGTTTTTTCAAACTCTGGGGCTGGTGCTGGATAAGAAGAGAGAAGCCTACCTGGAGGCTTTGGATAAAGCAGGCGCAGAGTTGCTGCAGGCCTACGACCCCCTCATTCACAGAGTGAAGGAGCTGCAGGTGTGTTAGTTATCAATTCATAGCACACATGTTGTGTGAGCAGAGtgtacaaatattatatatatttctatatattaaTTTCCTGTGGATTAATGCAGTAGTAGTTTCAGCTCCACTGTTGGACTATAGCACTGATGGCAGTCTTGATTCCTTCAGGAAGAACAGTTGGATCTGGTTGTCCTTGGGTTCATcggtagaggaggaggaggactcgCCGCTGGTCTTCCTAGAGAAGGTGCATGTGTTCagagagagggtggaggagTTTATTAAAACCCCTTACCCTCTGTGATAAACCTGTCCATCACTCCGCGGCAGCAGACTACCTTCAGCAGCACTGGCCTGCTGTGACTGTCGGAGCCTGGAGGAAGCACCTGTTCCTAAAGTGTGCTGCTGTGCCAGATGTGGAGGCCTGCAGGCCGAGGCTAGGAGGGACCAATCCAACAGCTGGGCCCAGGAGCTGCGGTGGGAGCTGCAGCCTACTTCTTCTGTGGTGCTGCTGgggctactgctgctgctggtggttaTGTGGGTGAACCCGATCGGAGGGGCGTCACTTGGCTTCTCTGTGCTGTCTCGGTTCAGTCAGTTAGTCCACGGGCTGAGCAGTGAACTCATTGCATCTGTCTGGGACACGGCGGGGTCAGCATACTCAGCGACCGAGGCCACTGTAGGAATCTGGAGCTCACAGCTCTCCTCGGTGGGGGAAAAGGCCGTCCAGCAGCTGGCAGCCTTGTTTAAAACTTTAACGTCCCACTGAAACAAGTCAAACTGGAAACGTAAACCTCGAGTTGTATTTAGGTGACAAAATCTCAGTTCCCCATTTTTGTATTAAAGAAAAGAATCCAGCATACATTCGATTCTTTGAAACAGATGCTGCTTGATGTTTGAAAACGGCAACAACAGAATTTTAGATTTAGACCAAACCTGAACTGTTTTTCCACCAAAAACGCTTCTCACACAATTCAGGAAAGAAGTAGACAATTGATTAGATATTTATACTcgataaatgaatacattttccaTAATATCTAATTATTGAGCCCTTGAGGCTCATTACGAGATTCCTGAGGGTCCTGTGCAGACTCAGCTCCGCTTCAGTGCTTGAGAACTGCACAGaatgttaaaatgcattaataCACAGTTCTTGTAGCTGAAAATCgttattttaatatattgaaCTATATCATCGATGAgtattgttttgctgtttgggGTGTTTTAGTCTATATTCACTAATAAGAATTTATTGTAGGCGTTCAGTGTGGAAACCTTAAATGTCAAACCGGTGCCGAGACTCTGAAGTCACCTTTCGCAGTGTGCAGCTGGATGTTCGAGTAGCTCCCCCGTTGTGTCAGAGAGCTCAGGACATCAGCACAGCTACATGCGTATCTCCTTACACGCGACTGTTTAGTGACTGGAGCAGCATGTGAATTTAGAGCTGCTGAGTGGAACCAGACACACAGTGGACCTGACTTAAAGCCTCCACAGATCATGTTACGGTGATGCTGTGAGCAGCTGCCTCTCTGTGCCTTTAACACACCCACATTTAATAGCCTGACTGTAGCGGGCTGCTTGTTAGATCCCggctctttttttattaaatcgGTGAAGCCTTTAGGAAGGTTTTACCAGCTTTTAGTTTAAGCACATACTGAAACACCAGTTGTCATGAAAACGAGCATCAAATGTGCATCACTGTCTGAACAAAAGGTGTTTTCAAGAACATGTCAACTCTTTCTAACAAATGTTACTTAACCTGTTGCACTTTTCTAAACTGCCTTAATTACAGCATTTCAAAAATGTTACAATAaattagctttgtttttgtagCAGTGTGTGGTCCACATCACTTAGTGTTGAAGTGACTTCAATTAACTGCTGCCTGCAACACTTGTCTCTGTAGTGTgaagtgtggtgtgtgtgtgtgtgttcatgctgctACATTACCTGTGTGCACATGTTAAGTCATGACCCTTATTGGTCTTGCTCAAGCTGTACTTAGTTATCTGCTGTCTATTTTAACCATACTTGCCTCGTCATGCCTTCTGGCTGGTTTTATCATTAGGACGGTAAAGTTAACGACCGAACGTTAGAAAGTTACataacattaaaatcacatttaaaaattatttgtttGACCAAATTAGAAAAATCTTTCAGGGCTTCAAGGGCTCTTAATTTGTTTCCTTGCCTCATATGTTTGAACTGCAACGTTGTATTTAAGGTGCCAGTAAACACTAACTGACCAAAATAGAGtgactgcatttaaaaaaggtttttattggTACTGATAGTATAAAGAATAGCAGCATTTCCTTGTAAAGGACCAgtttaaaagatataaaaatatttacacgGTTGTttgaaaaggagaggaaaacagaggagacGATTCTTCACGTTTAAGCAGTGACAGCATCGTGCTCTTTGAACACGATGGTTTTGGGGTTTGATTCCCACACTCTTGGTGGTGTTGTGAGTTTTGTAGATGCCGATGAGACGATCAGCGATCTCAACATGTGTGTTCCTCAGGGAGATGATGATGAACTGAGCGTTTTTTGTTTGCTCCTGCACAGAGATGAGAAGCAGACATTAGTGATCTAATGAGGCCGATTTAATCTCCATCTCAGTGGAATATTACATCAGTAAACAGCTGCTGAGGTCCTGTCGATCAGTAAACCCTAACAGTGGAGACAGACGGTTAAAGGCTTACTACTTTCTGATTAAGCTTCCAAAACAGGTGATCCTTCTGACatctttatttcagtgttacacaacagaaacagaaacactgggcTCTATGAGTCAGGGATTACTGCACTAATTATCTCcacagtggagaaaatgaagtGGCTGATGCTGTTGAGTTGAATCACTGTCTTCCTACATCTGCTGATTCAAAGCTGACTGATTACTAAATGCATCATTTCTAGTGTTCAATAAAGACGACTTCCTCTACtcttatataatattatattatatatacacataatttCAGCACTCAGGTCTATACTCACATAAATGTAACAGGCCACAATGGAGACGTTCTTGAAGTCAAGAGCAGCATCTATCTCGTCCATGAAGTAAAGCGGTGTGGGTTTATAGTGGTGCAGTGCAAACACCAGAGCCAAGGAGCTGAGGGTTTTTTCTCCTCCTGACAGGTTAAAgatcttttccagctcttctttgGAGGACGCACACTAGAGAAAGTCAGAATCAGAAAttagacaaacaaaagcacagcaTTTGCATGTAGTCAACAGGATCAGCAAAACGTGCCAGTGGTCTTTGAGCTGCAGGCACATGTGTTCCTTTTTCCTC
It encodes:
- the LOC113149781 gene encoding LOW QUALITY PROTEIN: tripartite motif-containing protein 59 (The sequence of the model RefSeq protein was modified relative to this genomic sequence to represent the inferred CDS: inserted 4 bases in 4 codons; deleted 1 base in 1 codon) produces the protein MDNLEEDLTCSVCYSLFADPRVLPCSHTFCKPCLDNLLQVSTNYSIWRPLRLPLKCPNCRSVVELXPAGVDALPTNVSLRAIIEKYQRDSEPRPPSCPEHRRQPLNMYCIQDRKLICGLCLTVGQHQGHPIDDLQAAFIREKQTPSLLLARLSEHRWAQVCELGEQLEQEKARCEGLVRQDRQEVNQFFQTLGLVLDKKREAYLEALDKAGAELLQAYDPLIHRVKELQEEQLDLVSLGSSVEEEEDSPLVFLEKVHVFRERVEEFIKTPXPSVINLSITPRXADYLQQHWPAVTVGXLEEAPVPKVCCCARCGGLQAEARRDQSNSWAQELRWELQPTSSVVLLGLLLLLVVMWVNPIGGASLGFSVLSRFSQLVHGLSSELIASVWDTAGSAYSATEATVGIWSSQLSSVGEKAVQQLAALFKTLTSH